A window from Cryptomeria japonica chromosome 1, Sugi_1.0, whole genome shotgun sequence encodes these proteins:
- the LOC131044926 gene encoding uncharacterized protein LOC131044926 encodes MKHVLVYFYLCLICTVAVTSMESHIKDISVPYTQLGSQNRHANAMVTLADQGEERKSMEADGAEKWVYQSDYTGPGTHPINPSPCC; translated from the exons ATGAAGCATGTTTTGGTTTACTTTTATCTCTGCCTGATATGCACTGTTGCAGTTACGTCCATGGAGTCCCATATAAAAG ATATATCTGTTCCCTACACTCAACTGGGCTCACAAAACAGGCATGCTAATGCTATGGTAACCCTAGCAGATCAG GGTGAAGAGAGAAAAAGCATGGAAGCAGATGGTGCAGAAAAATGGGTTTATCAATCTGATTATACAGGACCAGGAACCCATCCGATTAATCCATCTCCATGTTGTTAA